The genome window CTCCCGAATTCTGTCATATTTGCTAGCAGGGGGGCGCTAATTTCTTTTGAAAATAGTCTAAATTCATCTTCTGTTTCAAGCGCTTCTGGAAATATTACGTCTGCGCCAGCTTTTAGATACAGCTTAGCTCTTCTTATCGCTTCCTCTATTCCATATACGGCTTTTGCATCAGTTCGGGCAATTATTATAAGATCTTTCGATGATTTTCTTGCTACAGATATCTTTTCTATCATCGCTTCTGTATCAACTATCTTTTTGCCAGATAAATGACCGCATTTTTTTGGCAAAACCTGATCTTCTATCTGGATAGCTGCTCCTCTTGCTTCCTCTATCTCTTTTGCTGTTCTTGAGACGTTTAAGGCTTCTCCAAAGCCTACATCTATGTCTACAATTAAGGGTAGGTTTGACGATCTATAGATATATCGAGTCATCATTGACACTTCGCTTAACTCTATCAAACTTAAGTCTGGCAATCCAAGGCTAGCGCTGAGAGCTGCGCCTGACAAATAACAGCACTGAAAGCCTGCCTCTCTTGCAAGAAGGGCGCAGATAGGATTGTATACTCCTGCAACGGGTATTATGTCATTCTCTTTCATTAGTCTTTTCAGGGAAAGAGAGGGATTTTCTTCTTGATTTTCTACCAACCAGGTCATCTTTATACTCTCAGGTTCTTTGTTATATCTGAAATATTTTCACACTTATCCAGGTTCATTATGATATCTATAATAGCATCTCTTTCTGAAGTGCTCAGGATCGATTCGGTATTGTCTTTAAATTTCTTAATGACTTC of Thermodesulfobium sp. 4217-1 contains these proteins:
- the prpB gene encoding methylisocitrate lyase, translated to MKRLMKENDIIPVAGVYNPICALLAREAGFQCCYLSGAALSASLGLPDLSLIELSEVSMMTRYIYRSSNLPLIVDIDVGFGEALNVSRTAKEIEEARGAAIQIEDQVLPKKCGHLSGKKIVDTEAMIEKISVARKSSKDLIIIARTDAKAVYGIEEAIRRAKLYLKAGADVIFPEALETEDEFRLFSKEISAPLLANMTEFGRTPYISIQKFKEFGYKFVIFPVTALRLSNKAVLEGFENILRDGTQQDLISKMQTRQELYDLIKYKEYENLNKEI